Proteins from a single region of Catenulispora acidiphila DSM 44928:
- a CDS encoding roadblock/LC7 domain-containing protein gives MSLMPSSPPDNLDWLLNDFALRVPGVVHALAVSADGLVVAASADLTEEQAENLAAVASGLVGLLAGAARLLRAAPVQSNLTELFGGFLFSMAVSDGASLLVFARRECDIGQVSYTMAELINQVGAALTPMARSRMLARESAGRMR, from the coding sequence ATGTCGCTCATGCCCAGCAGTCCCCCCGACAATCTGGACTGGCTCCTCAACGATTTCGCACTGCGTGTGCCCGGTGTCGTGCACGCCCTGGCCGTCTCGGCCGACGGTCTGGTGGTGGCGGCCAGCGCCGACCTGACCGAGGAGCAGGCCGAGAACCTGGCGGCTGTCGCCTCCGGGCTGGTCGGCCTGCTGGCCGGCGCCGCCCGGCTGCTGCGCGCGGCTCCCGTGCAGAGCAATCTGACCGAGCTGTTCGGCGGCTTCCTGTTCTCCATGGCGGTCAGCGACGGCGCCTCGCTGCTGGTCTTCGCCCGCCGCGAGTGCGACATCGGCCAGGTGTCCTACACCATGGCCGAGCTGATCAACCAGGTCGGCGCCGCGCTCACGCCGATGGCGCGCTCGCGCATGCTTGCCCGCGAGTCCGCCGGACGGATGCGGTGA
- a CDS encoding ABC transporter ATP-binding protein yields the protein MTTATTGATGPAGASGASGASVGGAQAASEAMAMATMTTTAMIEVSGLTKAFAGGTLAVGGLDLSFEAGGRHAVIGPNGAGKTTLLNLISGELPPTSGRIRYDGRDVTRTTRVKRSRLGIARTFQQPTVWSTLTVADNIALAAWPHSDMRAKWRRRRYRALSASCEQYLETAGITALADRPAGALAHGERRMLDIGMALAADPRVLLLDEPAAGLTDQGVERLLAAMRALPREVTVVVVEHDFAFVSAVADTVTVLQDGKLLASGTPAEIAADAAVRAAYLGESGMGSELESGLGADADLDSGPDLGSDLAATPDSDLDRDSGAVEGTL from the coding sequence ATGACGACGGCTACGACGGGAGCCACCGGGCCCGCGGGCGCTTCTGGCGCTTCTGGCGCTTCGGTCGGCGGCGCGCAGGCAGCGTCGGAGGCGATGGCGATGGCGACGATGACGACGACGGCGATGATCGAGGTCAGCGGCCTGACGAAGGCCTTCGCCGGCGGCACCCTCGCCGTCGGCGGCCTGGACCTGAGCTTCGAGGCCGGCGGTCGGCACGCGGTGATCGGACCCAACGGCGCGGGCAAGACCACGCTGCTGAACCTGATCTCCGGCGAGCTGCCCCCGACCTCCGGACGGATCCGTTACGACGGACGCGACGTCACGCGCACCACGCGCGTGAAGCGCTCGCGCCTGGGCATCGCCCGCACCTTCCAGCAGCCGACGGTGTGGAGCACGCTGACGGTCGCGGACAACATCGCGCTGGCGGCCTGGCCGCACTCCGACATGCGCGCGAAGTGGCGCCGACGCCGCTACCGCGCACTGTCCGCGTCCTGCGAGCAGTACCTGGAGACCGCCGGCATCACCGCCCTCGCCGACCGCCCCGCAGGCGCACTGGCCCACGGCGAACGCCGCATGCTGGACATCGGCATGGCACTGGCGGCCGATCCGCGCGTGCTGCTGCTCGACGAGCCCGCGGCGGGCCTGACCGACCAGGGCGTGGAGCGCCTCCTCGCGGCGATGCGGGCACTGCCCCGGGAGGTGACGGTGGTGGTGGTCGAGCACGACTTCGCCTTCGTCTCGGCGGTCGCGGACACGGTCACGGTGCTCCAGGACGGGAAGCTGCTGGCCAGCGGGACGCCCGCGGAGATCGCGGCGGACGCGGCGGTGCGGGCGGCGTACTTGGGGGAGTCGGGGATGGGCTCGGAGCTGGAGAGCGGTCTGGGCGCCGATGCCGACTTAGACTCCGGCCCTGATCTGGGTTCCGATCTCGCCGCCACTCCCGACTCTGACCTTGATCGTGACTCCGGTGCTGTCGAGGGGACCCTCTGA
- a CDS encoding ABC transporter ATP-binding protein has product MLSLSSLTAGYDGGTVLHGLDLEIPEGSVHAVVGHNGAGKTTLIHTVSGLVAASSGRVGLAGADVTRQAAHRRARSGVGLVPQGRRVFPGLTVQEHLTLAFGRRSRRDRASAQWTPDSVKQLLPRLAERAGHRGRQLSGGEQQMLAIARALLGQPRLLLMDEPTEGLAPLIVQDIADLIKTLPDQGLTILVAAPRPAFAAEVAERITILVAGRAADEFSAKELRDQPDLAAEAMGHATAEGSVASGLRR; this is encoded by the coding sequence ATGCTGAGTCTCAGCTCCCTGACCGCCGGCTACGACGGCGGCACCGTGCTGCACGGCTTGGACCTGGAGATCCCCGAAGGATCAGTCCACGCCGTGGTCGGCCACAACGGCGCCGGCAAGACCACGCTGATCCACACCGTGTCCGGCCTGGTCGCGGCGTCCTCAGGCCGCGTCGGCCTGGCCGGCGCGGACGTCACCCGGCAGGCAGCGCACCGCCGAGCCCGCTCCGGCGTAGGCCTCGTGCCCCAGGGCCGCAGGGTCTTCCCAGGCCTGACCGTCCAGGAACACCTGACCCTCGCCTTCGGCCGCCGCAGCCGCCGCGACCGAGCCAGCGCGCAATGGACCCCCGACAGCGTCAAGCAACTCCTGCCCCGCCTCGCCGAACGCGCGGGCCACCGAGGCCGCCAACTCTCCGGCGGCGAACAACAGATGCTCGCCATCGCCCGAGCCCTCCTAGGCCAACCCCGCCTCCTCCTCATGGACGAACCCACCGAAGGCCTCGCCCCCCTGATCGTCCAGGACATAGCAGACCTCATCAAAACCCTCCCCGACCAAGGCCTCACCATCCTGGTAGCCGCCCCCCGCCCCGCCTTCGCCGCCGAAGTAGCCGAACGCATCACCATCCTCGTAGCCGGCCGCGCCGCCGACGAATTCAGCGCCAAAGAACTCCGCGACCAACCCGACCTGGCCGCCGAAGCCATGGGCCACGCCACCGCCGAGGGCAGCGTCGCGAGCGGCCTGCGGCGGTGA
- a CDS encoding GTP-binding protein — protein sequence MNRANQATAAKIIVAGGFGVGKTTLVGSVSEIQPLTTEAEMTVAGAGIDDVRGIPGKTSTTVAMDFGRITLAQDLILYLFGAPGQERFWFFWDELSRGAIGAVVMADVRRLDDAFAAIDFFEHRSIPHVVAINQFDGAPMHGHEEIRDALSVRESVPLLMCDARRRESSKRVLVTLVEHAVTQIRMNPDAAYARP from the coding sequence GTGAACCGGGCGAACCAGGCCACCGCGGCGAAGATCATCGTGGCCGGCGGCTTCGGGGTGGGGAAGACCACCCTGGTCGGTTCGGTCTCGGAGATCCAGCCGCTGACCACCGAGGCGGAGATGACCGTCGCGGGGGCGGGCATCGACGACGTCCGAGGCATCCCGGGCAAGACCTCGACCACCGTGGCGATGGACTTCGGCCGCATCACCCTGGCCCAGGACCTGATCCTGTACCTGTTCGGCGCGCCCGGGCAGGAGCGGTTCTGGTTCTTCTGGGACGAGTTGTCCCGCGGCGCGATCGGCGCGGTGGTGATGGCCGACGTCCGGCGGCTGGACGACGCCTTCGCCGCCATCGACTTCTTCGAGCACCGCTCGATCCCGCACGTCGTGGCGATCAACCAGTTCGACGGCGCCCCGATGCACGGCCACGAGGAGATCCGCGACGCGCTGTCGGTCCGGGAGTCGGTCCCGCTGCTGATGTGCGACGCGCGGCGGCGCGAGTCGAGCAAGCGCGTACTGGTCACCCTCGTGGAGCACGCCGTGACCCAGATCCGGATGAACCCGGACGCGGCGTACGCCCGGCCGTGA
- a CDS encoding ABC transporter substrate-binding protein, translating into MFSSRVPARLRAAVAIGAVTVLAAAGCSSSTSGKSAAKGDSPITIGLITALTGSNKALGPDHLNGFQLYLDNHGNKLGGHTVKLDVGDEANGGAAAVPVAKKMIEQDHVLAIAGIVATPTIQAVVPIATAAGVPVVNTGGRPTMKDVSHLWTMSFMSTDPGGAMGPYMAQNVGGSVYAFGPDYQGGYDQLRGFTDSFAKAGGKLANDGGKPTFTPFPATSDFTPYLAKVKASGAKAIYCFYTGASAIAFVKDWSQSDAKDIPLYAAGFITEGGALKAEGTAANGIITSMNYSPDISSAANRAFVSAWGQKYNGEAPPATAMYSWDAASVLDQAIAKAGSNLTPEAINAAIKAMGQIDSPRGTWQLSSDTHVPVQKWYLRKVEMDGTALANVKVGDLATIGS; encoded by the coding sequence TTGTTCTCGTCACGAGTTCCGGCGCGCCTGCGCGCCGCTGTGGCCATCGGCGCGGTGACCGTGCTCGCGGCCGCCGGATGCAGCAGCAGCACGTCCGGCAAGTCCGCCGCGAAGGGCGACTCGCCCATCACCATCGGTCTGATCACCGCCCTGACCGGCAGCAACAAGGCCCTGGGTCCGGACCACCTCAACGGGTTCCAGCTCTACCTGGACAACCACGGCAACAAGCTCGGCGGCCACACCGTCAAGCTCGACGTGGGCGACGAGGCCAACGGCGGCGCCGCGGCGGTGCCGGTGGCCAAGAAGATGATCGAGCAGGACCACGTGCTGGCCATCGCCGGCATCGTGGCCACCCCGACCATCCAGGCCGTGGTGCCGATCGCGACCGCGGCCGGGGTCCCGGTGGTCAACACCGGCGGCCGGCCGACCATGAAGGACGTCTCGCACCTGTGGACCATGAGCTTCATGTCCACCGACCCCGGCGGCGCGATGGGCCCGTACATGGCCCAGAACGTCGGCGGCTCGGTCTACGCGTTCGGTCCGGACTACCAGGGCGGCTATGACCAGCTGCGCGGGTTCACCGACTCCTTCGCCAAGGCCGGCGGCAAGCTCGCCAACGACGGCGGCAAGCCGACGTTCACGCCGTTCCCGGCCACCTCGGACTTCACGCCGTACCTGGCCAAGGTCAAGGCCTCCGGCGCCAAGGCGATCTACTGCTTCTACACCGGCGCCAGCGCGATCGCCTTCGTGAAGGACTGGTCCCAGTCCGACGCCAAGGACATCCCGCTGTACGCCGCCGGCTTCATCACCGAGGGCGGCGCGCTCAAGGCCGAGGGCACCGCGGCCAACGGCATCATCACCTCGATGAACTACTCGCCGGACATCTCCAGCGCAGCGAACCGCGCGTTCGTCTCGGCGTGGGGTCAGAAGTACAACGGCGAGGCGCCGCCGGCGACCGCGATGTACAGCTGGGACGCCGCCTCCGTGCTGGACCAGGCGATCGCCAAGGCCGGCTCGAACCTGACGCCGGAGGCGATCAACGCCGCGATCAAGGCGATGGGCCAGATCGACAGCCCGCGCGGTACCTGGCAGCTGTCCTCCGACACCCACGTCCCGGTCCAGAAGTGGTACCTGCGCAAGGTGGAGATGGACGGCACGGCGCTGGCCAACGTCAAGGTCGGCGACCTGGCCACCATCGGCAGCTGA
- a CDS encoding sensor histidine kinase, giving the protein MRITKKLGILVAVPLCAVSGFGALALVTSTSGAISAGHLYTLMNSATAAGDLVAELQAERTQVASYLTSAPGSDATALNNQIAKTQAATAAYEDKLKNMPWLSSDGKALLSRIDGELRSIDTLRHLILGNSPKTLSSADFQYHIVIADLLSYHDLVQNSGASNQVATMLRATSALSEAREALSGEEADVLRTMGEGQTASAAQDLISSRSSYASAMESFGALAPASWQDEPNQVLGGAGMSNAGQLEDAVAQTPMGAQVSVQPQEWTPPLDARLRALDGVRHDMDLATLDLIAKDRTHQRELAGIEAAAIAGTVLLALMVSLRLGRPIIKGLRGLRDGAHAVAFEDLPAAVQALRSTGSLTGQTPEEFADEAAGGLPVKGDDEIAAVARAFNAVRREAIRTAAEQVLLRAGVGAAFVALARRGERLTGALTLELDKAERDEQDPDRLARLFVLDHLAARMTRNNESLLVLGGEGTVRVRDEGVPLIDVIRGAAGRVERYSRVDLVNVDMSVVVAPPVVDHLVHLCAELLDNATAFSSPDSRVLVDMRVLADRIIVQITDRGIGMTPRRRSELNARLTTPTHLDAASVKAMGLTVAGQLASWYGIAVELRQNPQGGTIAELVLPPTLYWVPGAHEESFASLPATAVNSLTAAMGQTGGYNPSAPAPMPSVGAASQPGAVNGGRRRRGAVAPEVAADQQFGAPAAGFDPNRRPSPFPHQPASAMDAAAHYGAPQAGIAEGVNGFPPAPIRVRPLSRPAGPANPSAPAGPAGEPVGAPGTGPGVADGPLSPWLAGALRGRAAAEAAQAAQAQAAQAAQAQAVQAAQAAAQAAHPSYQTQAQPEYQVRAAFEPPAQPSFQGRPSFQTQQSQPAYPAAPAPAGSPPFQGQSSYQARPTVPAQPSYQAQPALPTAAPGPVAVPPAAAPAQERTESKTTHGLPKRVPLARLPAEAMDEEPEAASPAERDPSRVSASMVAYARGIGGRGAPGSAPQTPYTPPSSTGTF; this is encoded by the coding sequence GTGAGAATCACCAAGAAGCTCGGCATACTGGTCGCTGTCCCCCTGTGTGCCGTCTCCGGTTTCGGGGCGCTGGCCTTGGTCACCTCGACATCGGGGGCGATCAGTGCCGGGCATCTGTACACCCTGATGAACTCCGCCACGGCGGCCGGCGACCTGGTCGCCGAGCTGCAGGCCGAGCGGACCCAGGTCGCCTCCTACCTGACCTCCGCGCCCGGCTCGGACGCCACGGCGCTGAACAACCAGATCGCCAAGACGCAGGCGGCGACCGCGGCCTACGAGGACAAGCTGAAGAACATGCCGTGGCTGTCCTCGGACGGCAAGGCGCTGCTGTCCCGGATCGACGGCGAGCTGCGCTCCATCGACACGCTGCGCCACCTGATCCTCGGGAACTCGCCGAAAACGCTCTCGTCGGCGGACTTCCAGTACCACATCGTCATCGCCGACCTGCTCTCCTACCACGACCTGGTACAGAACTCCGGCGCCTCGAACCAGGTGGCGACCATGCTGCGCGCGACCTCCGCGCTCAGCGAGGCTCGGGAAGCGCTGTCCGGGGAGGAAGCCGACGTCCTGCGGACGATGGGCGAGGGCCAGACCGCCTCGGCCGCCCAGGACCTGATCAGCAGCCGCTCCAGCTACGCCAGCGCGATGGAGTCCTTCGGCGCGCTGGCGCCGGCGAGCTGGCAGGACGAGCCGAACCAGGTGCTCGGCGGCGCGGGGATGTCCAACGCCGGGCAGCTGGAGGACGCCGTCGCCCAGACGCCGATGGGCGCCCAGGTCTCGGTGCAGCCCCAGGAGTGGACGCCGCCGCTGGACGCCCGGCTCCGCGCGCTGGACGGCGTGCGCCACGACATGGACCTGGCCACCCTGGACCTGATCGCCAAGGACCGGACCCACCAGCGCGAGCTGGCCGGTATCGAGGCCGCGGCGATCGCCGGCACGGTGCTGCTGGCGCTGATGGTCAGCCTTCGGCTGGGCCGGCCGATCATCAAGGGTCTGCGAGGCCTGCGCGACGGCGCGCACGCCGTCGCCTTCGAGGACCTGCCGGCCGCGGTGCAGGCGCTGCGCAGCACCGGGTCGCTGACCGGTCAGACCCCTGAGGAGTTCGCCGACGAGGCGGCCGGCGGTCTGCCGGTCAAGGGCGACGACGAGATAGCCGCCGTGGCGCGCGCGTTCAACGCGGTCCGCCGCGAGGCCATCCGGACCGCCGCCGAACAGGTGCTGCTGCGCGCCGGCGTCGGCGCCGCGTTCGTCGCCCTGGCCCGCCGCGGCGAACGCCTGACCGGCGCGCTGACCCTGGAGCTGGACAAGGCCGAGCGCGACGAGCAGGACCCGGACCGCTTGGCCCGGCTGTTCGTCCTGGACCACCTGGCCGCCCGCATGACCCGCAACAACGAGAGCCTGCTGGTGCTCGGCGGCGAGGGCACGGTGCGGGTGCGCGACGAGGGCGTGCCGCTGATCGACGTGATCCGCGGCGCCGCCGGGCGCGTCGAGCGCTACTCGCGCGTGGACCTGGTGAACGTCGACATGAGCGTGGTCGTCGCCCCGCCGGTGGTGGACCACCTGGTGCACCTGTGTGCGGAGCTGCTGGACAACGCCACCGCCTTCTCCTCCCCGGACAGCCGGGTGCTGGTCGACATGCGCGTGCTGGCCGACCGGATCATCGTGCAGATCACCGACCGCGGCATCGGCATGACGCCGCGGCGCCGCTCGGAGCTGAACGCCCGGCTGACCACGCCGACCCACCTGGACGCCGCCTCGGTCAAGGCGATGGGCCTGACCGTGGCCGGCCAGCTGGCCTCCTGGTACGGCATAGCCGTGGAGCTGCGCCAGAACCCGCAAGGGGGGACCATCGCCGAGCTGGTCCTGCCGCCCACGCTGTACTGGGTGCCGGGTGCGCACGAGGAGTCCTTCGCCTCGCTGCCGGCCACCGCGGTCAACTCGCTGACCGCCGCGATGGGGCAGACCGGCGGGTACAACCCGAGCGCCCCGGCGCCGATGCCGAGCGTGGGCGCGGCCTCCCAGCCGGGAGCGGTGAACGGCGGCCGGCGGCGGCGCGGGGCGGTGGCGCCGGAGGTGGCCGCCGACCAGCAGTTCGGCGCCCCGGCAGCCGGCTTCGATCCGAACCGCAGGCCCTCGCCCTTCCCTCATCAGCCGGCCTCGGCCATGGACGCGGCCGCGCACTACGGCGCGCCGCAGGCCGGCATCGCTGAGGGCGTCAACGGATTCCCGCCCGCGCCGATCCGGGTCAGGCCGCTGAGCCGGCCGGCCGGTCCGGCGAATCCGTCGGCTCCGGCAGGTCCGGCCGGTGAGCCGGTCGGAGCGCCGGGAACCGGTCCGGGAGTGGCGGACGGTCCGCTCAGTCCGTGGCTGGCCGGAGCGCTGCGCGGCAGGGCGGCGGCCGAGGCGGCGCAGGCAGCACAAGCACAGGCCGCGCAGGCCGCCCAAGCTCAAGCGGTTCAGGCCGCGCAGGCGGCGGCCCAAGCGGCGCATCCCTCGTACCAGACGCAGGCCCAGCCCGAGTATCAGGTCCGCGCGGCGTTCGAACCCCCGGCACAGCCCTCGTTCCAGGGCCGTCCCTCGTTCCAGACCCAGCAGTCCCAGCCCGCTTACCCGGCTGCACCCGCCCCCGCCGGGTCGCCGCCGTTCCAGGGCCAATCCTCCTATCAGGCACGGCCCACGGTTCCGGCCCAGCCGTCGTACCAGGCCCAGCCCGCTCTGCCGACCGCCGCCCCCGGGCCGGTCGCGGTTCCGCCGGCGGCGGCGCCGGCGCAGGAGCGGACCGAGTCCAAGACGACGCACGGCCTGCCCAAGCGGGTGCCTTTGGCCCGGCTCCCCGCCGAGGCCATGGACGAGGAACCGGAGGCGGCCAGCCCGGCTGAGCGCGACCCGTCGCGGGTCTCGGCCTCGATGGTGGCCTACGCCCGCGGGATCGGCGGCCGCGGCGCCCCCGGCAGTGCCCCCCAGACCCCCTACACGCCGCCTTCAAGCACAGGGACCTTCTAA
- a CDS encoding branched-chain amino acid ABC transporter permease, giving the protein MSLQMSLPSALESPRVRVGVPAAVLAAFLLIAPSSFDGYGVSLLSKALALGVLAVSVSILAGYAGLPTSGQAAPFMVGAYAAGVMGTHGHTIGVVQLLCGTLVAAGFAAATGLVAVRTRGVAFLMTTLALGELTVTAAGEWRSLTGGTDGMYGIPPVKPLPGMATLDSDRSVYWFVLVSTAAIVAVVWWVLRSPVGKLLLACRDHEARMRSAGHPVTRYQWLAYVGAGALAGFGGVLMCSVNQYVSPDDGSFANSALVLLAVVIGGATSPLGALLGAGLIVATRDWLAGPFPGHGPLLLGMMFIIAVYALPDGVAGIRFRVPKRRGDPA; this is encoded by the coding sequence ATGAGCCTGCAGATGAGTCTTCCCTCGGCGCTGGAGTCGCCGCGGGTGCGGGTCGGTGTGCCGGCCGCGGTGCTGGCCGCCTTCCTGCTGATCGCGCCGTCGAGCTTCGACGGCTACGGCGTCAGCCTGCTGTCCAAGGCGCTGGCGCTGGGGGTGCTGGCGGTCAGCGTCAGCATCCTGGCCGGCTACGCGGGATTGCCGACCTCGGGGCAGGCGGCTCCGTTCATGGTCGGGGCGTACGCCGCCGGAGTGATGGGCACTCACGGGCATACGATCGGGGTCGTGCAGCTCTTGTGCGGGACGCTCGTCGCCGCCGGGTTCGCCGCGGCGACCGGGCTGGTGGCGGTGCGCACGCGCGGGGTCGCGTTCCTGATGACCACGCTGGCCCTCGGCGAGCTGACGGTCACCGCCGCGGGGGAGTGGCGCTCGCTCACCGGCGGTACGGACGGCATGTACGGCATCCCGCCGGTGAAGCCGCTGCCGGGGATGGCGACGTTGGACTCGGACCGGTCGGTGTACTGGTTCGTGCTGGTCTCCACAGCGGCGATCGTGGCCGTCGTGTGGTGGGTGCTGCGCTCGCCGGTGGGCAAGCTGCTGCTCGCCTGCCGCGACCACGAGGCGCGCATGCGCTCCGCGGGGCATCCGGTGACGCGGTATCAGTGGCTTGCCTATGTCGGCGCCGGCGCGCTGGCGGGCTTCGGCGGAGTGCTGATGTGCTCGGTCAACCAGTACGTCTCGCCGGACGACGGCAGCTTCGCCAACTCGGCGCTGGTGCTGCTGGCCGTGGTGATCGGCGGGGCGACCTCGCCGCTGGGCGCGCTGCTCGGCGCCGGGCTGATCGTCGCCACCCGGGACTGGCTGGCCGGACCGTTCCCCGGACACGGGCCGCTGCTGCTCGGGATGATGTTCATCATCGCCGTCTACGCGCTGCCCGACGGCGTGGCGGGGATCCGGTTCCGGGTTCCGAAACGACGAGGAGACCCGGCATGA
- a CDS encoding branched-chain amino acid ABC transporter permease yields MGALNTHFVPALDGVAYGLLLFVAAAGLTLLFGIGGVLNIAHGTLFALGGYLAATVSDGSWSSAFLGLIVATVGGTLGGGVLAASTLPLAERGHLPQALLTFGLALVGGDILSTVYGGDQHPVVIPTSVSGTVHIFGHVYPTYRLLFILVASVLALAGTYVLGRTRAGALLRAAADDRDMVGAMGYAPWRVHAALCGAAGALAGLAGGLGAPIIGPGPDTADKVLMLSMVVIVLGKPGSVAGAFVAAIAVGEIETLGVSISSNWAPYLLFGLMAVGLVARTFRGSSASVGAPAGAHA; encoded by the coding sequence ATGGGTGCGCTCAACACGCACTTCGTGCCCGCGTTGGACGGAGTGGCCTACGGGCTGCTGCTGTTCGTCGCGGCCGCGGGCCTGACATTGCTGTTCGGGATCGGCGGTGTGCTGAACATCGCCCACGGGACCCTGTTCGCGCTCGGCGGCTACCTGGCCGCCACGGTGTCCGACGGCTCGTGGTCCTCCGCGTTCCTGGGCTTGATCGTGGCCACCGTCGGCGGCACGCTCGGCGGCGGGGTACTCGCCGCCAGCACGCTGCCGCTGGCCGAACGCGGCCATCTGCCGCAAGCGCTGCTGACCTTCGGCCTGGCCCTGGTCGGCGGCGACATCCTGAGCACCGTCTACGGCGGGGACCAGCACCCCGTGGTGATCCCGACCTCCGTCAGCGGGACGGTGCACATCTTCGGGCACGTCTATCCCACCTACCGGCTGCTGTTCATCCTGGTGGCCTCGGTGCTGGCGCTGGCCGGGACGTACGTCCTGGGCCGGACCCGCGCCGGCGCGCTGCTGCGGGCCGCGGCCGACGACCGGGACATGGTCGGGGCGATGGGTTACGCGCCCTGGCGCGTGCACGCCGCGCTGTGCGGCGCCGCCGGGGCGCTGGCCGGACTGGCCGGCGGGCTCGGCGCGCCGATCATCGGTCCCGGACCGGACACCGCCGACAAGGTCCTGATGCTCTCGATGGTGGTGATCGTGCTCGGCAAGCCCGGCTCGGTCGCCGGGGCGTTCGTGGCGGCGATCGCGGTCGGGGAGATCGAGACGCTGGGCGTGTCCATCTCCTCGAACTGGGCGCCCTACCTGCTGTTCGGCCTGATGGCCGTGGGCCTGGTGGCCCGGACCTTCCGCGGCTCGTCGGCCTCGGTGGGCGCGCCGGCGGGAGCGCACGCATGA
- a CDS encoding phenylacetate--CoA ligase family protein, which produces MYTVFRPELDDLAREILARYRAYQEGRTTPAELDAYRLACFAATLGYAKQHSPLYRERLAHVDPEKISTLTPEALAEIPFTTKEDLRDHGFDLASLPVHQAWVYYETTGTTGASTPSPRADVDSLNTNIAMTVQYEPLLRNFGTQQVMGVCGPSELHAHGDTFTEVCRNLGYASIKMWPYSPMIGFERALRVMRELPVTGLFCTPGMAVALAKAAVAAGADPRKDFSVNVLMLTGETAPPGLLAHIGELWDAEAHMSLYGSQESSVLALGSAQGHLQLTPLLNYYEVVDPLTLKPATPDAQGVLRGEMVATHLYQGAKPLVRYRTGDRVRLHADGRIEVLGRVADRLVLNGVETTAYDLEDAVIAGVTRYLDHKILIDHRNGRDTLALILTPEHEDNHPQHLDERITACRKAFDAELEIIVADAETVAAPTGPVSWKTPRIHDRR; this is translated from the coding sequence ATGTACACCGTTTTCCGACCCGAGCTGGACGATCTCGCCCGCGAGATCCTCGCCCGGTACCGCGCGTACCAGGAGGGCCGGACGACCCCGGCCGAGCTCGACGCGTATCGGCTCGCCTGCTTCGCCGCCACCCTCGGCTACGCGAAGCAGCACTCGCCCCTGTACCGCGAGCGCCTGGCGCACGTCGACCCCGAGAAGATCAGCACACTGACCCCCGAAGCCCTCGCCGAGATCCCCTTCACCACCAAGGAGGACCTCCGCGACCACGGCTTCGACCTGGCCTCCCTCCCCGTCCACCAAGCCTGGGTCTACTACGAGACCACAGGCACCACCGGCGCCTCCACCCCCAGCCCCCGCGCCGACGTGGACAGCCTAAACACCAACATCGCCATGACGGTCCAGTACGAACCCCTGCTCCGCAATTTCGGCACCCAGCAGGTGATGGGCGTCTGCGGCCCGAGCGAACTGCACGCCCACGGCGACACCTTCACCGAGGTCTGCCGCAACCTGGGCTACGCGAGCATCAAGATGTGGCCGTACTCCCCGATGATCGGCTTCGAACGCGCACTCCGCGTGATGCGCGAACTCCCAGTGACAGGACTGTTCTGCACCCCAGGCATGGCCGTAGCCCTAGCGAAGGCGGCGGTCGCAGCAGGGGCGGACCCGCGCAAGGACTTCAGCGTGAACGTCCTCATGCTCACCGGCGAGACAGCACCGCCGGGCTTACTGGCGCACATCGGCGAGCTATGGGACGCCGAGGCGCACATGTCGCTGTACGGATCGCAGGAATCATCGGTCCTCGCCCTCGGCTCAGCGCAGGGCCACCTCCAGCTGACACCGCTGCTGAACTACTACGAGGTAGTGGACCCGCTGACGCTGAAGCCGGCAACGCCCGACGCCCAGGGCGTCCTCCGCGGCGAAATGGTCGCGACCCACCTGTACCAGGGAGCGAAACCACTCGTCCGCTACCGCACCGGCGACCGGGTACGACTGCACGCCGACGGACGCATCGAGGTACTGGGACGCGTGGCAGATCGGCTGGTGCTGAACGGAGTCGAGACGACTGCGTACGACCTCGAAGACGCAGTCATAGCGGGAGTCACCAGATACCTCGACCACAAGATCCTGATAGACCACCGCAACGGCCGCGACACGCTGGCCCTGATACTGACCCCCGAACACGAGGACAACCACCCGCAACACCTGGACGAGCGAATCACCGCCTGCCGGAAAGCATTCGACGCCGAGCTGGAGATCATAGTGGCCGACGCCGAAACAGTCGCCGCCCCCACCGGCCCAGTCAGCTGGAAGACGCCGCGCATCCACGACCGGCGGTAA